A genomic stretch from Symbiobacterium terraclitae includes:
- a CDS encoding GerMN domain-containing protein, whose product MMKQTGRMALKRALPLMVAVALGASGCAGVGPQQAPEGEAPISPSVQVQPPVKTQTVTVFYPDWQVQHVIPEQRQVPEGSAAELATRVVEELLAGPADPTLQRPFPDGTRLLEPVSLNNGVAAVNLSEEANRLQGSASVVAALSALRLSLSEIPGIVRVQLQVDGRSDGDLGGMVLEVMDRGLYLYPVLPNPERIKYLQGRADQGLDPWRRDPLEVAHFDGRMFGFTAAELDQATIQQAGNEAEVYVTRDGTTYNFTLVRNQAAGGNGIWTIASLNPMQWHAYESLPFALQSWADRYTETTIGATNAEFDRLYLLASVEEGDVRITGAATEGGQLVVSLTEEGGGPVSIASVPLPGADLETVFRWETPPVGPASRHTSPETLPRLYTADGTGQAETVLTGNAVVHTTAFEAGRITVMGYARHLFEASISARLLDGKGQEVAVGHGTATASMWDWGEFTIVLEHSVPPGEYRLEIGDYSMRDGAWQPRTVKYVTVPAR is encoded by the coding sequence ATGATGAAGCAAACCGGTCGCATGGCCCTGAAGCGAGCGCTGCCGCTGATGGTGGCAGTGGCCCTGGGGGCATCCGGCTGCGCGGGCGTGGGTCCGCAGCAGGCGCCCGAGGGCGAGGCACCCATCTCCCCGTCCGTCCAGGTGCAGCCCCCGGTCAAGACCCAGACCGTGACCGTCTTCTACCCCGACTGGCAGGTGCAGCACGTGATCCCGGAGCAGCGGCAGGTGCCCGAGGGCAGCGCAGCGGAACTGGCCACCCGGGTGGTGGAGGAGCTGCTGGCCGGTCCCGCCGACCCGACCCTGCAGCGGCCCTTCCCGGACGGGACCCGGCTCCTGGAGCCGGTTTCGCTCAACAACGGCGTCGCCGCGGTCAACCTGAGCGAGGAGGCGAACCGGTTGCAGGGCTCCGCCAGCGTGGTGGCCGCGCTGAGCGCACTCCGCCTCAGCCTGAGCGAGATCCCGGGGATCGTGCGGGTCCAGCTGCAGGTGGACGGCCGGTCCGACGGCGACCTGGGCGGCATGGTGCTCGAGGTCATGGACCGCGGTCTCTATCTGTACCCGGTGCTGCCGAACCCGGAGCGGATCAAGTACCTGCAGGGCCGGGCGGACCAGGGGCTCGACCCGTGGCGGCGGGACCCGCTGGAGGTCGCGCACTTTGATGGCCGCATGTTCGGCTTTACGGCCGCGGAACTGGATCAGGCGACCATCCAGCAGGCCGGGAACGAGGCCGAGGTCTACGTGACCCGGGACGGCACCACGTACAACTTCACCCTGGTGCGGAACCAGGCCGCAGGCGGGAACGGGATCTGGACGATCGCCAGCCTCAACCCGATGCAGTGGCATGCGTACGAGTCCCTGCCCTTTGCCCTGCAGTCCTGGGCGGACCGCTACACCGAGACCACCATCGGCGCGACCAACGCCGAGTTCGACCGGCTCTACCTGCTGGCCTCCGTCGAGGAGGGCGACGTGCGCATCACAGGAGCAGCCACTGAGGGCGGCCAGCTCGTGGTCTCGCTGACCGAGGAGGGCGGCGGGCCTGTCTCCATCGCCTCCGTCCCGCTGCCGGGCGCCGACCTGGAGACCGTCTTCCGGTGGGAGACGCCGCCGGTTGGGCCCGCCAGCCGACACACGTCGCCCGAGACCCTTCCGCGCCTCTACACGGCAGACGGCACGGGGCAGGCCGAGACCGTGCTCACCGGAAACGCCGTCGTCCACACCACCGCCTTCGAGGCAGGGCGGATCACGGTGATGGGCTACGCCCGCCACCTGTTCGAGGCCAGCATATCGGCCCGCCTGCTGGACGGTAAAGGGCAGGAGGTGGCGGTCGGCCACGGCACGGCGACGGCCTCGATGTGGGACTGGGGCGAGTTCACCATCGTGCTGGAGCACAGCGTCCCCCCCGGCGAGTACCGGCTGGAGATCGGCGATTACAGCATGCGGGACGGCGCCTGGCAGCCGCGGACCGTGAAGTATGTAACCGTGCCTGCTCGGTAG